The following are encoded together in the Flavobacterium sp. TR2 genome:
- a CDS encoding DUF4255 domain-containing protein yields the protein MIYQALSCLAEELNSFFKLKLSIAEEKVILSGLINADGTIAIPGENKIVITLVNLEKETLQKLPSKAVTNSFGNQNAPLQINIYVLFSAYFSSNNYEESLRFISFIMAYFQGKNVFTQSNTPNMDPKMEKLSIEIVDLSMDALSNLWSLLGAKYMPSVLYKVRMLHFDESVIREFRPGISKIDNQSKTN from the coding sequence ATGATTTATCAAGCTCTATCGTGTCTCGCAGAAGAATTAAACAGCTTCTTTAAACTCAAATTGAGCATCGCCGAAGAAAAAGTGATACTATCCGGATTAATTAATGCCGATGGTACAATTGCAATTCCAGGAGAAAATAAGATAGTCATTACACTTGTTAACCTAGAAAAAGAAACATTACAAAAATTACCCTCAAAAGCAGTAACAAACTCTTTTGGAAACCAAAATGCACCTCTGCAAATTAATATTTACGTTTTATTCTCCGCCTATTTTAGCAGTAACAATTATGAAGAGTCACTGCGTTTTATATCGTTTATAATGGCCTATTTTCAAGGCAAAAATGTTTTTACCCAAAGCAATACACCCAATATGGATCCTAAAATGGAGAAATTGAGCATTGAGATTGTAGATTTGAGTATGGATGCATTAAGCAATCTATGGTCATTGTTGGGCGCTAAATATATGCCATCAGTTTTATACAAAGTTCGTATGCTGCATTTTGACGAATCGGTAATAAGAGAGTTTAGACCTGGCATATCAAAAATTGACAATCAAAGTAA
- a CDS encoding glycoside hydrolase family 18 protein — translation MRLIYIILVVFCSFSCAISFAQEKSTAPTDKKKVSTEIAADSAKVKKSLIKKITDAFKFRANFRKGEEKRVIAIINRLQKPEQPRDTTIHNTYVTNNNVPISTIQKQIDSLFLDFTNSVDSTKISNIDINNLVDKLLPMVQKKIDLEKEEEKRQAKIKEIRDLLQYPYGIITTIKVNNVPVKTITEQVARNSEVYGFHPYWMNKYYLNYNYKALNTLIYYGYELNGKTGGYKTINNWDTAEVVTKAKKEGCKVILCVYDKSQKSLDAFLKNTDSQLRLISETKFLLKEKKADGINIFFENFGEGNRANFIEFISLFHKKLKAENRSYQLTITLPVIDAYHNYDIEEINPYVDRFIIDFSKKNNYGPIAPIKGSNYSLDAGIDRYLNKNISPKKVIACLTYDGILWQYKSKRSEFKFYNTIVKDYLNKYTPLYDKNNGALINIIKNKKDTISQLWFDDVQTISEKYDFILNKGVGGIGIWGLGSDDGRPEMWNALIDKTMYIKVKTTILKPPVKEGRMASWKRRILQEIGLYKKLFNHPCDFTKEDSKKMFSDDLIIVITEILFAALVLVALFCLRQQKQLGDDWTKSKMFYGILTLLSVLLTISVVLCLFLNPGFSGFGLSKSGKCETSFITVLKILGGGFLIGLLAMKFLIFPLIKPKDIP, via the coding sequence ATGCGTCTTATTTATATAATACTTGTCGTGTTTTGCTCCTTTTCTTGTGCAATTTCTTTTGCTCAAGAAAAAAGCACTGCTCCTACTGATAAGAAAAAAGTAAGCACTGAGATCGCAGCAGATTCTGCCAAAGTAAAAAAGTCGCTGATTAAAAAAATTACTGATGCTTTTAAATTCAGAGCCAATTTTAGAAAAGGCGAAGAAAAACGTGTCATAGCGATTATCAATAGGCTTCAAAAACCCGAACAGCCAAGAGATACCACAATACACAACACGTATGTTACCAACAATAATGTACCGATAAGCACTATACAGAAACAAATCGACAGTCTGTTTCTTGATTTTACAAATTCTGTAGATTCGACCAAAATTTCAAACATTGACATCAATAATCTAGTCGATAAACTTCTTCCGATGGTTCAAAAAAAAATTGATCTGGAAAAAGAAGAAGAAAAAAGGCAGGCTAAAATAAAGGAAATACGCGATTTACTACAATACCCGTACGGCATTATAACGACCATAAAAGTAAATAACGTCCCCGTAAAAACCATAACTGAGCAAGTAGCCCGAAACAGCGAAGTATATGGGTTTCATCCATACTGGATGAATAAATATTATCTCAATTACAACTACAAAGCATTAAATACTTTAATCTATTATGGGTATGAGCTAAATGGAAAAACAGGAGGCTACAAAACGATCAACAATTGGGATACGGCAGAAGTAGTAACCAAAGCCAAAAAAGAAGGGTGCAAGGTGATTTTGTGCGTCTATGATAAAAGCCAAAAAAGTTTAGATGCGTTTCTTAAAAACACCGACTCTCAATTGCGCCTCATTAGCGAAACAAAATTTCTCTTAAAAGAAAAAAAAGCGGATGGAATCAACATTTTCTTTGAAAATTTTGGAGAAGGAAACCGTGCTAATTTTATTGAATTCATAAGCCTGTTTCACAAAAAGCTGAAAGCTGAAAATCGTTCTTATCAGCTTACCATCACACTTCCAGTAATTGATGCTTATCATAATTACGACATAGAAGAAATAAATCCGTATGTGGATCGGTTTATTATAGATTTTTCAAAGAAAAACAATTATGGCCCTATAGCGCCTATTAAAGGTTCTAACTACAGTCTTGATGCTGGCATTGACCGCTACCTCAATAAAAACATTTCTCCAAAAAAAGTTATTGCCTGCCTGACATACGACGGAATACTGTGGCAGTATAAATCAAAAAGATCTGAGTTTAAGTTCTACAATACCATTGTAAAAGATTACCTCAATAAGTATACTCCGCTGTATGATAAAAACAATGGAGCATTAATAAATATCATCAAAAATAAAAAAGACACTATCAGCCAATTATGGTTTGATGATGTACAGACTATCTCCGAAAAATATGATTTTATTCTGAATAAAGGAGTTGGAGGAATTGGCATATGGGGGCTGGGTTCTGATGATGGAAGACCAGAAATGTGGAATGCCCTGATAGACAAAACCATGTACATAAAGGTCAAAACCACGATACTAAAACCACCTGTAAAAGAAGGAAGAATGGCTTCTTGGAAAAGAAGAATCTTGCAGGAAATTGGATTGTACAAAAAGCTTTTTAATCATCCCTGCGATTTTACCAAGGAGGACAGCAAAAAAATGTTTTCTGATGATTTAATCATTGTAATTACAGAAATACTTTTTGCTGCATTGGTTCTTGTTGCTTTGTTTTGTTTAAGACAGCAAAAACAATTGGGCGATGACTGGACAAAAAGCAAAATGTTTTACGGAATTCTCACATTGTTGAGTGTCTTACTTACCATTTCTGTCGTATTGTGTTTATTTCTTAATCCCGGCTTTTCTGGATTTGGATTGTCGAAATCAGGAAAATGCGAAACCAGTTTTATAACCGTTTTAAAAATATTGGGCGGAGGATTTCTTATTGGCCTGCTTGCCATGAAATTCTTGATATTTCCTCTCATAAAACCCAAAGATATTCCATAA